From a single Centropristis striata isolate RG_2023a ecotype Rhode Island chromosome 14, C.striata_1.0, whole genome shotgun sequence genomic region:
- the asb4 gene encoding ankyrin repeat and SOCS box protein 4: protein MIDTFIITICAFISNLLHAVWRTLVSQPPGLATPCEEELMEELSPRQLAVKQLKRQFLEALQANNAQEVMRILHTGKLDIDTVLEVEDPSMVLASYKQGYWLPGHKLEKSWAMGIHVCVMYNAVETALVLLQEGASINRMPNGKTPLHVACEVSSSDCVTLLLAHRVKVNGLSLSGHTPLHYCITSKSVGCAKQLILKGADVNMPGQNNEEDTPLHTAARFGVPELVALYLSHGASVDAVNSLQETPLMTACFWAFDAKEQSYSQDHHLVCRFLLDHKADPNLREVDNKTALHKAAWNCDHILMQMLLEAGADTRSMDINGCAPIQYLLKVTDVRPMAIPEICYQLLLNHNAARIYPPQFHKVLQTCYDYPGAIEIMVNSYERLKPTNKWRSAIPDDCYKRHKDFYDSLFAVCTNTPRSLLHLARCAVRASLDGFCHRGVAQLPLPTLMKNYLLLEPEGLLY from the exons ATGATTGACACCTTTATTATCACCATTTGTGCGTTTATTTCCAATCTCCTCCACGCTGTGTGGAGAACATTAGTGTCTCAGCCACCTGGCTTGGCAACGCCGTGCGAGGAGGAGCTCATGGAGGAGTTGAGCCCCAGACAACTGGCTGTCAAACAGCTGAAGCGACAATTTCTGGAGGCCCTGCAGGCCAACAATGCCCAGGAGGTCATGCGGATTCTGCACACCGGGAAACTAGACATTGACACTGTGTTGGAGGTGGAGGACCCCAGCATGGTGCTGGCCTCATACAAACAAG GCTATTGGCTTCCAGGCCACAAACTGGAGAAGTCCTGGGCGATGGGTATCCATGTATGTGTGATGTACAATGCTGTGGAAACAGCGCTGGTGCTCCTCCAGGAAGGTGCCTCCATCAACCGGATGCCCAATGGGAAGACACCGCTGCATGTGGCCTGCGAGGTATCCAGCAGCGATTGTGTCACCTTGCTTTTGGCTCACAGGGTAAAAGTGAACGGCCTGTCGCTGAGCGGACACACACCACTGCACTACTGCATCACCAGCAAGTCTGTGGGCTGTGCCAAGCAGCTCATCCTCAAAG GTGCAGATGTCAATATGCCTGGCCAAAACAATGAAGAGGACACACCTCTACACACAGCAGCCAGATTTGGGGTCCCAGAGCTGGTGGCTCTCTACTTGTCCCATGGAGCGTCTGTGGATGCAGTCAACTCTCTCCAGGAGACTCCTCTCATGACTGCCTGCTTCTGGGCTTTTGACGCTAAAGAGCAGAGCTACAGCCAAGATCACCACCTTGTCTGTCGCTTCCTGCTGGACCACAAGGCAG ATCCCAACCTCCGAGAAGTCGACAATAAAACAGCTCTACACAAGGCAGCCTGGAACTGTGATCACATCCTGATGCAGATGCTGCTGGAGGCCGGAGCAGATACACGATCAATGGACATCAACGGCTGTGCCCCCATTCAGTATCTCCTCAAAGTGACTGATGTCAGGCCGATGGCTATACCTGAGATCTGCTATCAGCTGCTGCTCAACCACAACGCAGCACGGATCTACCCACCCCAGTTCCACAAG GTGTTGCAGACCTGCTATGACTACCCCGGAGCAATAGAAATCATGGTCAACTCTTATGAACGTTTAAAGCCCACAAACAAGTGGAGATCTGCCATTCCTGATGACTGCTACAAG CGACACAAAGACTTTTACGACTCTTTGTTCGCTGTATGCACCAACACTCCTCGCAGCCTGCTCCACCTGGCCCGATGTGCCGTCAGAGCCAGCCTGGATGGGTTCTGCCACAGAGGTGTGGCACAGCTGCCACTACCAACGCTCATGAAAAATTATTTACTGCTGGAACCTGAAGGGCTTCTGTACTGA